GATGTTCAGGATGTTCAACTCAGGTTCAGAAGCCTGCATGGCAGCCATAAGGGTTGCCAGGCTCGCCACCGGCCGGAAGAACATCATCAAGATGGGTGGAGCATACCACGGTTGGAGTGACCAACTTGCCTATGGGATACGGCTGCCGGGTACAAAGGGAATACAGGCTCATGGAGTACCTTCCTATCTCTTCAAGCACACCCAGGAATTCTTCCCCAATAACCTGGATGCCTTGGAGCGGACCTTGCGTTTGAACAAACTCAGGGGAGGCACCGCTGCAGTCTTTATTGAACCGGTAGGTCCAGAGAGTGGTACCAGGCCACTGGACAAGAACTTCAATAAGGAAGTGGAGAGACTCTGTCATGCCTACCATGCTTTGCTGGTATTTGATGAGGTGGTAACCGGGTTCAGGATTGGCATGGCAGGAGCCCAGGGATATTTTGGAGTTTCCCCAGATCTTACGGTATTTGGGAAGGTCATCGCAGGGGGGTATCCTGGTGCTGGTGGGCTTGGTGGGAAACAGGACTATATGAAATATCTTGCTGCAGGGATACAGACCGGAGACAAGATTCACAAGGCCCTGGTTGGGGGTACGATGGCTGCGACACCCCTGAGCTGTGTTGCCGGGTACTATACCTTGGAGGAGATAGAAAAGAGTAATGCCTGCCAGAGGGCCGGCCTCATGGGGGACCGACTTACCAAAGGACTGCAATCACTTATAGAAAAGCATTCTCTTCCGTTTGTGGCATTCAACCAAGGTTCCATCTGTCATCTGGAGACGGTTGGAACCATGCACTTCTCCGTCAATTGGAAGAAACC
The sequence above is drawn from the uncultured Sphaerochaeta sp. genome and encodes:
- a CDS encoding aminotransferase class III-fold pyridoxal phosphate-dependent enzyme, encoding MDTRFAISTYPDAAEISKKLDALIKSPIYSISREALSHYERTYFDESCPLSKTMIGEAKHYIPGGVQHNLAFNHPFPLVMKKAEGAYLYDIDGHRYFDFLQAGGPTVLGSNPPSVREKVVELLQDGGPSTGLFHEYEYKLAKKVCESIPSVEMFRMFNSGSEACMAAIRVARLATGRKNIIKMGGAYHGWSDQLAYGIRLPGTKGIQAHGVPSYLFKHTQEFFPNNLDALERTLRLNKLRGGTAAVFIEPVGPESGTRPLDKNFNKEVERLCHAYHALLVFDEVVTGFRIGMAGAQGYFGVSPDLTVFGKVIAGGYPGAGGLGGKQDYMKYLAAGIQTGDKIHKALVGGTMAATPLSCVAGYYTLEEIEKSNACQRAGLMGDRLTKGLQSLIEKHSLPFVAFNQGSICHLETVGTMHFSVNWKKPWTIPHVIAETSKRKKEMEYMGAAYMAEGLVTLAGSRLYTSAAYTEEMIDESLKAFNRVFSQIECIKD